One genomic region from Quercus robur chromosome 4, dhQueRobu3.1, whole genome shotgun sequence encodes:
- the LOC126720428 gene encoding TMV resistance protein N-like isoform X5, with protein sequence MGTFAQAFAKHEEHFKDYIEKVQEWRIALREVANLKGWHVQDRPESQIIQNIVGELWHKLSYAFSECTENLVGIICQAEKLESCLDLGSNNVRMVGIWGMGGIGKTTLARVVFRMVSNKFEDKFEGCCFLANVRGVCEKVGLVRLQKQLILQILNENMGVEDVNEGVFVIKNRLRHKKILLVLDDVDQLDQLNKLAGDHNWFGLGSRVIITTRDKHLLQTLGVDEIYEANGLTHDESLHLLSLKAFKKDHPPEDYLKLSRDFVYYANNLPLAIEILGSFLFGRSIHQWKSTLNRIKQFPEKDILQVLRISFEGLHETEKEIFLNIACFFNHEGKNDVVEILNYLDLFPDVGLGVLFDKSLVKFRGSTLWMHDLLQEMGKNIVYEECPKEPGKRGKFWLFKEINDVLTKNTGTKAIKGIVLKLHKQKEVYWNPKSFSKVHDLKLLIIDNVHLLHEPKYLPNALRFLDWSEYPSKYFPPSFQQKSFDSLKFIKLKKSLKLIETPDFNEIPNLEKLDLEGCINLRSLHPSIGVHQKLTFLNLEGCKNLRSLPSKFEIESLEILILSGCSNLKRIPEFGENMKNVSKLYLDGTAITKLPTSIENLTGLVSLNVKDCKNLMSLPSTFFNMKWLEDLSLSGCSKVQENLVTEKRVEEVDVSGTATGLMAYSNTLFQTLKTLALGGFKPRSSNRMGLLTTSLWGLCSLTSLNLSYCNLNAIPNDICRLFSLQYLYLSGNNFSCLPENIAQLSRLYRLEVNNCTSLLSLPKLPLNISFILGKGCTSLETLPDLLPPNSPFKRYLYLTNCSKLAENQGFIDNGLLFFAAIISSLRCPHSDSRYYRYNGVIPGSEIPKWFTQLRIKVLGMRLVFKNLILFCVMSGSGLLFALYFVLIHITKS encoded by the exons GCCTGAGTCACAAATTATCCAGAACATTGTGGGAGAATTGTGGCATAAATTAAGTTATGCATTCTCAGAATGTACCGAAAACCTAGTAGGAATAATTTGTCAAGCGGAGAAATTGGAGTCATGTTTGGATTTAGGGTCAAACAATGTTCGCATGGTAGGGATTTGGGGGATGGGAGGAATAGGTAAAACAACTCTTGCTAGAGTTGTGTTTCGTATGGTTTCAAATAAGTTTGAAGATAAGTTTGAAGGTTGTTGTTTTCTTGCTAATGTTAGGGGAGTTTGTGAAAAAGTTGGTTTAGTTCGATTACAAAAACAACtcattcttcaaattttgaatgaaaatatgGGTGTGGAAGATGTTAATGAAGGAGTTTTTGTGATCAAGAACAGGTTACGtcataaaaaaattcttcttgttcttgatgaTGTAGATCAATTAGACCAATTAAATAAGTTAGCAGGGGATCATAATTGGTTTGGTTTAGGTAGTAGAGTTATCATAACAACAAGAGATAAGCATTTGCTACAGACTCTTGGAGTAGATGAAATATATGAGGCTAATGGATTGACACATGATGAATCTCTTCATCTTTTGAGTTTGAAAGCatttaaaaaagatcatccacCCGAAGATTATCTAAAGTTGTCCAGGGATTTTGTATATTATGCTAATAACCTTCCTTTAGCTATTGAGATTTtgggttcttttttgtttggtagaAGTATCCATCAATGGAAAAGTACATTAAATAGGATAAAACAGTTTCCTGAAAAAGATATTCTCCAAGTACTTAGAATAAGTTTTGAAGGACTACATGAAACAGAGAAGGAAATATTCCTAAATATTGCTTGTTTCTTTAATCATGAGGGGAAAAATGATGTAGTAGAAATACTAAATTATCTTGACCTTTTTCCAGATGTTGGATTAGGGGTTCTTTTTGATAAATCTCTTGTTAAATTTCGGGGTTCTACCTTgtggatgcatgatttgcttCAAGAAATGGGCAAGAACATAGTTTATGAAGAGTGTCCTAAAGAGCCTGGAAAACGTGGCAAATTCTGGCTGTTTAAGGAGATTAACGATGTACTGACAAAAAATACG GGAACAAAAGCAATTAAAGGCATAGTCTTAAAGTTGCATAAACAAAAAGAGGTATATTGGAATCCTAAATCCTTTTCAAAGGTTCATGATCTTAAATTGCTCATAATTGATAATGTTCACCTTTTACACGAGCCCAAATATCTTCCTAATGCCTTGAGATTTCTTGATTGGAGTGAATacccttcaaaatattttccacCAAGTTTCCAACAAAAG TCTTTTGATAGTTTGAAGTTCATCAAATTGAAGAAATCACTAAAATTGATTGAAACTCCTGACTTCAACGAAATCCCAAATCTTGAGAAATTGGATCTTGAGGGTTGTATAAATTTACGTTCCTTGCACCCATCAATTGGAGTTCATCAAAAACTCACTTTTCTTAACCTAGAAGGTTGCAAAAACCTCAGAAGTCTTCCAAGCAAGTTTGAAATTGAGTCTCTTGAGATCCTTATTCTTTCTGGTTgctcaaatttaaaaagaattcCAGAGTTtggagaaaatatgaaaaatgtatCAAAGCTTTACTTGGATGGCACTGCTATTACAAAATTACCAAcatcaattgaaaatttgactggGCTTGTTTCATTGAATGTAAAAGATTGCAAAAATCTCATGTCTCTTCCTAGCACCTTTTTTAATATGAAGTGGCTCGAAGATCTCAGTCTTTCTGGATGCTCAAAAGTACAGGAAAACTTGGTGACTGAGAAAAGGGTAGAAGAGGTTGATGTGAGTGGAACTGCCACAGGACTTATGGCTTATTCCAATACTCTTTTTCAAACTCTTAAAACACTAGCTTTGGGTGGATTTAAGCCGAGAAGTTCCAATCGCATGGGCTTGTTAACGACTTCTTTATGGGGCTTGTGTTCTTTGACCAGTCTGAATCTAAGTTATTGCAATCTCAATGCAATCCCCAATGATATTTGTCGCTTATTCTCTTTACAATATTTATATCTAAGTGGCAATAATTTTAGTTGTCTTCCAGAAAACATTGCTCAACTATCTAGGCTGTATCGGTTGGAGGTGAACAATTGTACGAGTCTTCTATCATTGCCAAAGCTTCcattaaatatttcttttattttgggaAAGGGTTGTACCTCACTAGAAACGCTACCAGATCTATTACCACCAAATTCTCCATTTAAGCGTTACCTCTACCTTACAAATTGCAGTAAATTGGCTGAGAATCAAGGCTTCATTGACAATGGATTGCTGTTTTTTGCAGCGATAATAAGTTCCCTTCGGTGCCCTCACTCTGATTCCCGTTACTACAGATATAACGGTGTTATCCCTGGAAGTGAAATTCCAAAGTGGTTTACGCAATTACGCATCAAAGTATTGGGGATGAGGTTAGTATTCAAGAACCTAATTCTCTTTTGTGTAATGAGTGGATCGGGATTGTTGTTTGCGCTGTATTTTGTTCTCATCCACATCACCAAATCCTAA
- the LOC126720428 gene encoding TMV resistance protein N-like isoform X1: MYFFLNLYCSSRFANIFLMAAISTQSASSSSSISSSTPQWKYDVFLSFRGEDTRNRFIDHLYVALKQKGILTFRDEEKLETGKSISLELLKAIEKSRFAIVILSRNYASSTWCLDELVKIIRCMKEMKMMVLPIFYDVDPSTIRKQMGTFAQAFAKHEENFKDCIDKVQAWRTALREVANIKGWHVQDRPESQIIQNIVGELWHKLSYAFSECTENLVGIICQAEKLESCLDLGSNNVRMVGIWGMGGIGKTTLARVVFRMVSNKFEDKFEGCCFLANVRGVCEKVGLVRLQKQLILQILNENMGVEDVNEGVFVIKNRLRHKKILLVLDDVDQLDQLNKLAGDHNWFGLGSRVIITTRDKHLLQTLGVDEIYEANGLTHDESLHLLSLKAFKKDHPPEDYLKLSRDFVYYANNLPLAIEILGSFLFGRSIHQWKSTLNRIKQFPEKDILQVLRISFEGLHETEKEIFLNIACFFNHEGKNDVVEILNYLDLFPDVGLGVLFDKSLVKFRGSTLWMHDLLQEMGKNIVYEECPKEPGKRGKFWLFKEINDVLTKNTGTKAIKGIVLKLHKQKEVYWNPKSFSKVHDLKLLIIDNVHLLHEPKYLPNALRFLDWSEYPSKYFPPSFQQKSFDSLKFIKLKKSLKLIETPDFNEIPNLEKLDLEGCINLRSLHPSIGVHQKLTFLNLEGCKNLRSLPSKFEIESLEILILSGCSNLKRIPEFGENMKNVSKLYLDGTAITKLPTSIENLTGLVSLNVKDCKNLMSLPSTFFNMKWLEDLSLSGCSKVQENLVTEKRVEEVDVSGTATGLMAYSNTLFQTLKTLALGGFKPRSSNRMGLLTTSLWGLCSLTSLNLSYCNLNAIPNDICRLFSLQYLYLSGNNFSCLPENIAQLSRLYRLEVNNCTSLLSLPKLPLNISFILGKGCTSLETLPDLLPPNSPFKRYLYLTNCSKLAENQGFIDNGLLFFAAIISSLRCPHSDSRYYRYNGVIPGSEIPKWFTQLRIKVLGMRLVFKNLILFCVMSGSGLLFALYFVLIHITKS, from the exons atgtacttttttcttaatctttaTTGTAGTTCAAGATTTGCCAATATATTTCTAATGGCTGCCATTAGCACTCAATCTGCCTCATCTTCGtcatcaatttcttcttcaacACCACAATGGAAATACGATGTCTTTCTCAGCTTTAGAGGTGAGGACACACGCAATAGATTTATTGACCATCTATATGTTGCCTTAAAACAAAAGGGCATTCTCACCTTTAGAGACGAGGAAAAACTTGAGACAGGAAAATCTATTTCATTAGAACTTTTGAAAGCAATAGAAAAATCAAGGTTTGCAATTGTCATTCTTTCAAGAAACTATGCATCTTCTACATGGTGTTTGGATGAACTTGTAAAGATCATTAGGTGCATGAAAGAGATGAAGATGATGGTTCTACCAATTTTTTATGATGTGGATCCATCTACTATACGAAAGCAAATGGGTACTTTTGCCCAAGCCTTTGCtaaacatgaagaaaatttcAAGGACTGCATAGACAAGGTGCAAGCATGGAGAACTGCTTTGAGAGAAGTAGCCAATATCAAAGGATGGCATGTACAAGATAG GCCTGAGTCACAAATTATCCAGAACATTGTGGGAGAATTGTGGCATAAATTAAGTTATGCATTCTCAGAATGTACCGAAAACCTAGTAGGAATAATTTGTCAAGCGGAGAAATTGGAGTCATGTTTGGATTTAGGGTCAAACAATGTTCGCATGGTAGGGATTTGGGGGATGGGAGGAATAGGTAAAACAACTCTTGCTAGAGTTGTGTTTCGTATGGTTTCAAATAAGTTTGAAGATAAGTTTGAAGGTTGTTGTTTTCTTGCTAATGTTAGGGGAGTTTGTGAAAAAGTTGGTTTAGTTCGATTACAAAAACAACtcattcttcaaattttgaatgaaaatatgGGTGTGGAAGATGTTAATGAAGGAGTTTTTGTGATCAAGAACAGGTTACGtcataaaaaaattcttcttgttcttgatgaTGTAGATCAATTAGACCAATTAAATAAGTTAGCAGGGGATCATAATTGGTTTGGTTTAGGTAGTAGAGTTATCATAACAACAAGAGATAAGCATTTGCTACAGACTCTTGGAGTAGATGAAATATATGAGGCTAATGGATTGACACATGATGAATCTCTTCATCTTTTGAGTTTGAAAGCatttaaaaaagatcatccacCCGAAGATTATCTAAAGTTGTCCAGGGATTTTGTATATTATGCTAATAACCTTCCTTTAGCTATTGAGATTTtgggttcttttttgtttggtagaAGTATCCATCAATGGAAAAGTACATTAAATAGGATAAAACAGTTTCCTGAAAAAGATATTCTCCAAGTACTTAGAATAAGTTTTGAAGGACTACATGAAACAGAGAAGGAAATATTCCTAAATATTGCTTGTTTCTTTAATCATGAGGGGAAAAATGATGTAGTAGAAATACTAAATTATCTTGACCTTTTTCCAGATGTTGGATTAGGGGTTCTTTTTGATAAATCTCTTGTTAAATTTCGGGGTTCTACCTTgtggatgcatgatttgcttCAAGAAATGGGCAAGAACATAGTTTATGAAGAGTGTCCTAAAGAGCCTGGAAAACGTGGCAAATTCTGGCTGTTTAAGGAGATTAACGATGTACTGACAAAAAATACG GGAACAAAAGCAATTAAAGGCATAGTCTTAAAGTTGCATAAACAAAAAGAGGTATATTGGAATCCTAAATCCTTTTCAAAGGTTCATGATCTTAAATTGCTCATAATTGATAATGTTCACCTTTTACACGAGCCCAAATATCTTCCTAATGCCTTGAGATTTCTTGATTGGAGTGAATacccttcaaaatattttccacCAAGTTTCCAACAAAAG TCTTTTGATAGTTTGAAGTTCATCAAATTGAAGAAATCACTAAAATTGATTGAAACTCCTGACTTCAACGAAATCCCAAATCTTGAGAAATTGGATCTTGAGGGTTGTATAAATTTACGTTCCTTGCACCCATCAATTGGAGTTCATCAAAAACTCACTTTTCTTAACCTAGAAGGTTGCAAAAACCTCAGAAGTCTTCCAAGCAAGTTTGAAATTGAGTCTCTTGAGATCCTTATTCTTTCTGGTTgctcaaatttaaaaagaattcCAGAGTTtggagaaaatatgaaaaatgtatCAAAGCTTTACTTGGATGGCACTGCTATTACAAAATTACCAAcatcaattgaaaatttgactggGCTTGTTTCATTGAATGTAAAAGATTGCAAAAATCTCATGTCTCTTCCTAGCACCTTTTTTAATATGAAGTGGCTCGAAGATCTCAGTCTTTCTGGATGCTCAAAAGTACAGGAAAACTTGGTGACTGAGAAAAGGGTAGAAGAGGTTGATGTGAGTGGAACTGCCACAGGACTTATGGCTTATTCCAATACTCTTTTTCAAACTCTTAAAACACTAGCTTTGGGTGGATTTAAGCCGAGAAGTTCCAATCGCATGGGCTTGTTAACGACTTCTTTATGGGGCTTGTGTTCTTTGACCAGTCTGAATCTAAGTTATTGCAATCTCAATGCAATCCCCAATGATATTTGTCGCTTATTCTCTTTACAATATTTATATCTAAGTGGCAATAATTTTAGTTGTCTTCCAGAAAACATTGCTCAACTATCTAGGCTGTATCGGTTGGAGGTGAACAATTGTACGAGTCTTCTATCATTGCCAAAGCTTCcattaaatatttcttttattttgggaAAGGGTTGTACCTCACTAGAAACGCTACCAGATCTATTACCACCAAATTCTCCATTTAAGCGTTACCTCTACCTTACAAATTGCAGTAAATTGGCTGAGAATCAAGGCTTCATTGACAATGGATTGCTGTTTTTTGCAGCGATAATAAGTTCCCTTCGGTGCCCTCACTCTGATTCCCGTTACTACAGATATAACGGTGTTATCCCTGGAAGTGAAATTCCAAAGTGGTTTACGCAATTACGCATCAAAGTATTGGGGATGAGGTTAGTATTCAAGAACCTAATTCTCTTTTGTGTAATGAGTGGATCGGGATTGTTGTTTGCGCTGTATTTTGTTCTCATCCACATCACCAAATCCTAA